The Tamandua tetradactyla isolate mTamTet1 chromosome 8, mTamTet1.pri, whole genome shotgun sequence genome includes a window with the following:
- the LOC143643515 gene encoding olfactory receptor 52R1-like, producing the protein MLTSGNSSSHPKSFILLGIPGLEISQFWIAFPFCAMYVVAVLGNITLLHIIRTDHTLHEPMYLFLAMLAVTDLVLSSSTQSKMLAILWFHAHEIEYHACLIQVFFIHAFSSVESGVLMAMALDRYVAICFPLRHSSILTTPVVATLGAVVMLRGVLWVSPFCFMVSRMPFCQSQIIPQSYCEHMAVLKLVCADTRVNRGYGLFVAFSVGEFDMIVISLSYVMILRAVLQLPSGEARLKAFGTCASHICVILAFYIPALFTFLTHRFGHHVPQVVHIMFANVYLLVPPMLNPIIYGVRTKQIRNRVIQGCCGKVP; encoded by the coding sequence ATGCTCACCTCTGGGAACAGCTCTTCTCATCCTAAGTCCTTTATTCTGCTTGGAATCCCGGGACTAGAGATTTCCCAGTTCTGGATTGCCTTTCCATTCTGTGCCATGTATGTTGTCGCTGTACTGGGCAATATCACTCTCCTTCACATAATCCGAACTGACCACACCCTCCATGAGCCCATGTACCTCTTTCTGGCCATGCTGGCTGTCACTGACCTGGTCCTCTCCTCCTCCACCCAATCTAAAATGCTGGCCATCCTCTGGTTTCATGCCCACGAGATTGAATACCATGCCTGTCTCATCCAGGTGTTCTTCATCCATGCCTTCTCTTCTGTGGAGTCTGGGGTGCTCATGGCCATGGCCTTGGACCGCTACGTGGCTATCTGCTTCCCACTGCGCCACTCAAGTATCCTCACGACACCTGTCGTGGCCACACTGGGGGCGGTTGTGATGCTAAGAGGGGTGCTGTGGGTCAGCCCCTTCTGCTTCATGGTCTCCAGAATGCCCTTCTGCCAGAGCCAGATCATTCCTCAGTCGTACTGTGAGCACATGGCTGTGCTGAAGCTGGTGTGTGCTGATACTAGAGTAAATCGTGGGTATGGGCTCTTTGTGGCCTTCTCAGTGGGTGAGTTCGATATGATTGTCATCAGTTTATCCTATGTCATGATTTTAAGAGCTGTGCTGCAGTTGCCTTCAGGTGAAGCCCGGCTCAAGGCTTTTGGCACATGTGCTTCCCATATCTGTGTTATCTTAGCTTTTTATATCCCAGCCCTCTTTACTTTCCTCACCCACCGCTTTGGCCATCATGTGCCCCAAGTGGTACACATCATGTTTGCTAATGTCTATCTACTGGTACCCCCCATGCTCAACCCCATCATCTATGGAGTTAGAACCAAACAGATCAGGAACAGGGTTATACAGGGTTGTTGTGGAAAAGTTCCCTGA